A region of Kwoniella shandongensis chromosome 14, complete sequence DNA encodes the following proteins:
- a CDS encoding 3-isopropylmalate dehydrogenase: MSDKVFKIAVLPGDGIGPEVVDQAIRVLETLTAHSDLKIELKSYDFGGAGIDNHGVPLPDVTLNACKEADAVLMGSVGGPKWGVGPVRPEQGILKLRKELGLYANIRPASFVSDNLLKRSPLKEEVAKGTDITVVRELIGGIYFGERQETNEEGVAWDQCIYSKSEVERITRVAAQIALAAEPPLPVTSVDKANVLATSRLWRKTVTELMAKEYPQLKLEHQLVDSAAMIMVANPRKLNGVLLTENMFGDILSDESSVIPGSLGLLPSASLAGAPDASKTTMGLYEPIHGSAPDIAGQGIANPIGTILSAAMMLRYSLGKGDSAALIEKAVQTVLDSPEVGGFDLRTRDLGGENGSKDVGDKVVEVLKKLLNA, from the exons ATGTCTGACAAAGT TTTCAAGATTGCTGTTCTTCCCGGAGACGGTATTG GTCCCGAGGTTGTCGACCAAGCCATCCGTGTCCTCGAAACTCTCACTGCCCACTCTGACCTCAAGATCGAGCTCAAATCATACGACTTTGGAGGTGCCGGTATCGACAACCACGGTGTTCCCTTGCCTGACGTCACTTTGAACGCGTGCAAGGAGGCCGATGCGGTCTTGATGG GATCTGTCGGTGGTCCTAAATGGGGTGTTGGACCCGTTCGACCCGAACAAGGTATCCTCAAACTCCGAAAAGAGCTTGGTCTCTACGCCAACATCAGACCTGCCAGCTTTGTTTCTGACAActtgttgaagaggagtccgttgaaggaggaggttgcAAAGGGGACTGATATCACTGTTGTGAGAGAGTTGATCGGTGgtatct ACTTCGGTGAACGTCAAGAAACCAACGAGGAAGGTGTCGCATGGGATCAATGTATCTACTCCAAATCCGAGGTCGAGCGAATTACCCGAGTCGCCGCCCAGATCGCTCTTGCCGCTGAGCCCCCTCTCCCCGTCACTTCCGTCGACAAGGCCAACGTCCTCGCTACTTCTCGACTCTGGCGAAAGACTGTGACCGAGCTCATGGCCAAGGAGTATCcccagctcaagctcgaacATCAGTTGGTCGACTCGGCAGCTATGATCATGGTCGCCAACCCTAGAAAGTTGAACGGTGTCTTGTTGACCGAGAACATGTTCGGtgacat CCTTTCCGACGAGTCTTCCGTTATCCCTGGTTCTCTCGGTCTCCTCCCCTCTGCCTCCCTCGCCGGTGCCCCCGATGCGAGCAAGACCACCATGGGTCTTTACGAGCC CATCCACGGTTCCGCACCCGACATCGCCGGCCAAGGCATCGCCAATCCCATCGGAACAATCCTTTCAGCCGCTATGATGCTCCGATACTCTCTCGGCAAGGGCGACTCTGCCGCTCTCATCGAGAAGGCCGTCCAGACAGTTTTGGATAGTCCCGAGGTCGGTGGCTTCGACTTGAGGACAAGAGATTTGGGTGGTGAAAACGGAAGCAAGGATGTGGGAGACAAGGTCGtcgaggtgttgaagaagctctTGAACGCTTGA